TTCGTCAAAGGAATTCTCTGGTTTCTTGTCGGACTGGCCGCAGCCGTCACCATCTTCCGTTTCCTCAAAGGGCTGGGCACGGTGACCGCTCTAACAGATACAACCCCGTGGGGACTGTGGATAGGATTCGATGTGCTCGGGGGCGTTGCCCTCGCCGCAGGCGGGTTCGTGATCGCGGCAACAGTCTACATCTTCCATCTAAAAAAATATGAGCCTATCCTGAGGCCTGCCGTTCTTACCGCTTGTTTGGGATATGCAGCCGTCGTCGGCGGGCTGATGTTCGACATCGGTATTCCGTGGAACATCTGGCGTCCAATGTTTTTCTGGCAGGAGCACTCGGCCCTGTTCGAGGTCGCATGGTGCGTCATGCTCTATTTCACCGTGCTGCAGCTCGAATTCCTGCCGGTCATTCTTGAAAAGTTCAAACACCCGCTGTCACAAACAGCATACAAGATACTGAAATTCTTTACTCTGCCGCTGGTGATCCTCGGCATCATGCTCTCGACGCTGCATCAGTCGTCCCTGGGCACCCTGTTTCTGATCATGCCGCATCGCCTGCATCCGTTGTGGTATAGCCCCATCATCCCGCTTCACTTCTTCGTTTCCGCCATCGGGCTCGGGCTGACCATGGTCATCACTGAATCCCTGGTGAGCAGTTGGATCTATAAGAAACACCTGGAGAAAGACCTTCTTTCAGGTCTTGCAAAGGCGGCGGCAATCGTTCTGTGGGCATACGCCGCAATCAAGGTAGCCGATCTTGCGGCCACGGGAAAACTGCACTATCTGTTTGCCGGCACTTGGGAGAGCAACCTGTTCCTGTTCGAATTGCTCATCAGCGCGATTCTGCCGGCCGCGCTGTTTTCCTCCGCTAAAGCAAGGCAATCGACCGGCGGTCTGGCTGCGGGAGCAGGGCTTGCCGTATTCGGCTTTGTCCTGAACCGGATTGCCGTCAGCGGGCTTGCAACGATTTCTGCAACGCAGACCGATTATTTCCCGTCATGGACCGAGTTCGCCATTAGCATCGGGATCGTCTCAGCCGCCGGCTTGGCATTCTTCTTTCTAGTAGAGAACTTCT
Above is a window of Candidatus Abyssobacteria bacterium SURF_5 DNA encoding:
- a CDS encoding Ni/Fe-hydrogenase cytochrome b subunit; the protein is MIRVRFVKGILWFLVGLAAAVTIFRFLKGLGTVTALTDTTPWGLWIGFDVLGGVALAAGGFVIAATVYIFHLKKYEPILRPAVLTACLGYAAVVGGLMFDIGIPWNIWRPMFFWQEHSALFEVAWCVMLYFTVLQLEFLPVILEKFKHPLSQTAYKILKFFTLPLVILGIMLSTLHQSSLGTLFLIMPHRLHPLWYSPIIPLHFFVSAIGLGLTMVITESLVSSWIYKKHLEKDLLSGLAKAAAIVLWAYAAIKVADLAATGKLHYLFAGTWESNLFLFELLISAILPAALFSSAKARQSTGGLAAGAGLAVFGFVLNRIAVSGLATISATQTDYFPSWTEFAISIGIVSAAGLAFFFLVENFYVYDEPRAEKRDKYEIVSPDPVGGIRLHWSSLADARLYSLLFVVALALGIALMPNIVTGVTPERIEVEKARRVDAFRSKSDASPLYLYALYNPDEHDNPEAGEVAEMLLIDGDRNNKFVLFDHGTHEKNNGGPESCGMCHHMNKPLDKATSCYECHTDMFLTTDTFQHEYHREKLKEQGGCVKCHKDPAEPKTRETATACGECHKNMRVPNSFVKVEEADQTGIAPGYMNVMHKLCIECHKQKQEEKVELAPDLARCAACHQGLDESMLMVVEPYPQPQSMSLLTQR